A window of Apium graveolens cultivar Ventura chromosome 8, ASM990537v1, whole genome shotgun sequence contains these coding sequences:
- the LOC141677353 gene encoding GDSL esterase/lipase At4g18970-like, producing MALAAKLWFLLVLTWFHQTRKYLVYAGPAPLCQQVPCYFVFGDSLADNGNNNDLNTEAKVNYPPYGADFRDGPTGRFTNGRNFADIIGEFLGLKDYVPPFAASEGKDILSGVNYASGGSGIFPETGRNLGEVISFDKQLVNHNTTLSRINATLKGNNKKVADHLNKCIYIVGFGSNDYINNFLMPDSYPDSSKYTPDQYAQILINKYSTQLTALYNSGARKIAVYGLGPIGCIPQESRTNKRNLLGCVDSINKAVEQFNSKLKPLVDDLNKKNAGAHFTFINVANFSPDFGVLNKPCCKISEAGQGAGQCVPNLPPCPFRSFRPFFDGFHPTETGHFLLAGRSYIAKTPQDASPYDIRHLASI from the exons ATGGCATTAGCAGCTAAGCTATGGTTTCTGTTAGTACTAACATGGTTTCATCAGACGCGTAAATATTTGGTTTATGCTGGACCTGCACCATTATGCCAGCAAGTTCCTTGTTACTTTGTTTTTGGAGACTCCTTGGCCGACAATGGTAACAACAATGATCTTAATACTGAGGCAAAGGTCAATTACCCTCCTTACGGCGCCGATTTTCGTGATGGTCCAACTGGGAGGTTTACTAATGGCCGAAATTTTGCAGATATAATTG GTGAATTTCTAGGTCTAAAGGATTACGTTCCCCCGTTCGCAGCATCAGAAGGCAAGGATATCCTCAGTGGAGTTAACTATGCATCTGGTGGATCTGGCATTTTTCCTGAAACTGGTAGAAATCTG GGTGAGGTTATCAGTTTCGATAAACAGCTAGTTAATCACAATACTACTCTTTCACGTATTAATGCGACACTAAAAGGGAATAACAAGAAAGTTGCAGATCATCTGAATAAATGCATTTATATAGTCGGATTCGGAAGCAACGATTACATCAACAACTTCTTAATGCCAGACTCATACCCCGACAGCAGTAAATATACACCTGACCAGTATGCACAAATTTTAATTAATAAGTATTCAACGCAGTTAACA GCTCTATACAATTCTGGAGCAAGGAAGATTGCAGTCTATGGACTTGGACCTATAGGCTGCATTCCTCAAGAGTCGAGAACGAATAAGCGAAATCTACTCGGATGTGTAGATAGTATAAATAAAGCAGTGGAGCAATTCAACAGCAAGCTCAAGCCTCTTGTTGATGACCTTAACAAGAAAAACGCCGGTGCACATTTTACCTTTATTAACGTCGCCAACTTTTCACCTGATTTTG GTGTTCTTAACAAACCCTGTTGTAAGATCTCGGAAGCTGGTCAAGGTGCAGGACAATGTGTTCCAAACCTGCCTCCGTGCCCTTTCAGATCTTTCAGACCGTTCTTCGATGGTTTTCACCCAACTGAGACCGGGCATTTCTTGCTTGCGGGAAGATCATACATAGCTAAAACACCACAAGATGCTTCCCCATATGACATCCGGCACTTGGCTAGTATCTAG
- the LOC141679653 gene encoding uncharacterized protein LOC141679653, whose protein sequence is MSAIHFKFYATNNDAEYEALINGLKIALEMGVRNLIARSDSELVVNQVNGGFQARGPRTELYLRCAQRLIGMFKEVRLECVPREKNSNADALEKMGLQQEAVLLGSIPLEIQEVPSILEIETMQVDEAPKKTWMTPILAYIRKGTLPEDKFMARRLHYQAARYVIYDEVLYKRGFNQPLLRYGREANSASLEYGTSPKVLPVRRGFGPLRISFIILIYAQFIG, encoded by the exons ATGAGCgcaattcatttcaagttttatgcaactaataatgatgcggagtatgaGGCGCTGATTAATGGCCTGAAAATCGCTCTGGAAATGGGAGTGCGAAACTTAATTGCAAGAAGTGACTCAGAGTTGGTAGTGAATCAGGTGAATGGGGGATTTCAAGCGCGAGGCCCGCGAacagaattatacttgagatgtGCACAGCGCCTGATTGGAATGTTCAAAGAAGTTAGATTGGAATGCGTTCCGCGGGAGAAAAACAGTAATGCAGATGCTTTGGAAAAAATGGGGTTGCAACAAGAGGCTGTATTATTAGGATCCATCCCTCTTGAAATCCAGGAGGTTCCTAGTATCCTAGAGATAGAAACTATGCAAGTGGATGAGGCTCCCAAGAaaacatggatgacgcccattctAGCTTACATTCGCAAGGGAACACTCCCCGAGGATAAGTTTATGGCTCGTCGACTCCATTATCAAGCCGCAAGATATGTGATATACGATGAAGTCCTATACAAGAGAGGGTTCAACCAACCTCTGCTCAG ataTGGACGGGAAGCTAATTCCGCGAGCTTGGAATAcggaacatctccgaaagtattaccAGTGAGGCGTGGCTTTGGCCCCTTGCGTATTTCTTTTATCATTTTGATTTATGCTCAGTTTATaggctag
- the LOC141679654 gene encoding protein FAR1-RELATED SEQUENCE 5-like — protein MPFIPITGVSHHYQNILFGFALIRDEKETTYRWVLKTWLEAIDNKPPITIITDQDIALSNAISEVMPNTNHTYCTWHISSKFPEKLSTLYTQYSEFKTDFNACIYKSLSPTEFEGRWEDLKEKYDLENHNWLNDMYAIRRQWVFAFTKQHFAASMTTTSRSESMNSFFDGYVKASTGLKEFIEIYTKEMFKRFQKELQKSQSFVVKSMKDCGDYLSKMYLVEKSTLPEINRRNFFLKVSIEGSYSCTCKKFEHSGMICRHMIRYLNKKQKTMIPPDLVTMRWTINGNKVTGPLPCTPRMLGNVVESQTARYSGLCKAFQGLSVVGSCSVPRLPPQ, from the exons ATGCCTTTTATTCCAATTACGGGAGTGAGTCACCACTACCAAAATATTTTGTTTGGATTTGCACTTATAAGGGACGAGAAAGAGACTACTTATAGATGGGTTTTGAAGACTTGGTTGGAAGCGATCGATAACAAGCCACCTATTACCATTATTACGGATCAAGACATCGCTTTAAGTAATGCCATTTCTGAGGTTATGCCTAACACCAACCATACATATTGTACGTGGCATATTAGTAGCAAGTTTCCCGAGAAACTATCTACTTTGTATACTCAATACTCGGAGTTCAAGACGGATTTTAATGCATGTATCTACAAGTCATTGTCACCAACGGAATTTGAAGGTAGGTGGGAGGACTTGAAagagaaatatgatcttgaaaatCACAATTGGCTAAATGATATGTATGCAATTAGACGGCAATGGGTTTTTGCTTTCACGAAACAACATTTTGCCGCCAGTATGACTACCACCTCAAGGAGCGAGTCTATGAATTCATTTTTTGATGGGTATGTGAAAGCGTCGACCGGTTTGAAAGAATTCATTGAGATATACACAAAAGAGATGTTTAAGCGATTTCAAAAAGAGCTTCAAAAAAGTCAATCTTTTGTTGTGAAAAGCATGAAAGATTGTGGAGATTATCTTTCAAAGATGTATTTGGTAGAAAAGTCCACCTTGCCGGAGATTAATAGAAGGAATTTTTTCTTGAAGGTTTCCATCGAAGGGAGTTATTCTTGTACATGTAAAAAATTTGAACATTCCGGGATGATTTGTAGACACATGATCCGTTACCTTAACAAGAAACAAAAGACGATGATACCACCAGATCTTGTAACAATGAGGTGGACAATAAACGGAAACAAAGTTACGGGACCTCTACCGTGTACGCCTCGGATGCTTGGTAATGTTGTAGAATCTCAAACGGCaagatatagtggattgtgtaaAGCTTTCCAAGGTTTGTCCGTTGTTGGTAGTTGCTCCGTTCCGCG ATTACccccgcaatga